One Halioglobus japonicus DNA segment encodes these proteins:
- a CDS encoding multicopper oxidase family protein, producing MQYLLFWALALFTGATTAATVEYDLHIGYGTLNKSGKPVQAMLVNDSYPGPVLRFTEGDTARIRVTNNLDVDSSIHWHGLLVPPAQDGVPYMSSLPIGPGETFEYEFALKHAGTYWYHSHTDLQEQSGVHGGIVVAPPQGLGDQPEAVVVLQDWTDEDPHQVLHNLKKDGHYYALKKDSVISIAGYLERGAMRNWWDSRWQRMGGMDVADVAYDAFLVNGEPEIRLFETAQPGERVRLRLVNAGASTYFLLHSAGLQTRVVAADGLDVDPVAVDEVLHAVAETYDLEITIPDNGAAELRATAQDGSGYASIIVGSGQARYATPMTPPDLYASHADHDMSSMGGEHAHHHMHHSGPRRLAYSDLETLEAARYAGGADARTVELRLTGNMETYNWSFNDLPLSRADKILVERGETVRFRFVNETMMHHPLHLHGHFFRVITGEGRGPMKHTVDVPPMATVEIEFLANEEKDWFFHCHNLYHAKTGMARVIRYNDYQGAPALMAAKKNSPDIRDTDFYYALKLELLNNLGMAEGWTANARHRFEFEAQSLDWEDERGELAYLYRFNRWTQGLAGVEKDAGEDPEYRLGLRYMLPMMIDMDVYLTDEGHAGVAFDTHFQLTKRVQAHWEWESEGNYHLGVEYRFNERISAEAAYTDTVDASVGVKLRF from the coding sequence ATGCAATACCTGCTTTTTTGGGCGCTGGCTCTATTTACCGGTGCCACCACTGCCGCCACTGTGGAATACGATCTCCATATCGGATACGGCACCCTCAATAAATCCGGCAAGCCCGTCCAGGCCATGCTGGTTAACGACAGTTATCCCGGTCCGGTGCTGCGGTTTACCGAGGGCGATACCGCCCGAATCCGGGTCACCAATAATCTGGACGTGGATTCGTCGATCCACTGGCACGGCTTGCTGGTGCCGCCTGCCCAAGATGGCGTGCCCTATATGTCCAGCTTGCCGATCGGCCCCGGCGAGACCTTTGAATATGAGTTTGCCCTCAAGCATGCCGGTACCTATTGGTACCACTCACATACGGACCTGCAGGAGCAATCCGGTGTGCATGGCGGCATTGTTGTGGCGCCGCCGCAGGGTTTGGGTGACCAGCCCGAGGCAGTGGTGGTCTTACAGGACTGGACGGATGAGGATCCGCACCAGGTACTCCACAACCTGAAGAAAGACGGCCATTACTACGCGCTCAAGAAAGACAGCGTCATCAGTATTGCCGGTTACCTGGAGCGGGGTGCCATGCGCAACTGGTGGGACAGTCGCTGGCAGCGTATGGGCGGGATGGACGTGGCCGATGTGGCCTATGACGCATTTCTGGTGAATGGCGAGCCCGAGATCCGCCTGTTTGAGACGGCGCAGCCCGGAGAGCGAGTGCGACTGCGGCTGGTTAATGCCGGTGCCTCTACCTACTTTTTGCTGCACTCGGCAGGTTTACAGACCCGGGTGGTTGCCGCCGATGGGCTGGATGTTGACCCGGTGGCTGTTGATGAGGTCCTGCATGCGGTGGCCGAGACCTATGACCTGGAAATCACCATCCCTGACAATGGCGCTGCGGAGTTGCGTGCCACGGCGCAGGACGGCTCAGGGTATGCCTCGATCATCGTCGGCAGCGGCCAGGCCCGCTATGCCACGCCAATGACACCACCGGACCTGTACGCCAGCCACGCCGACCACGATATGAGCAGCATGGGTGGCGAACATGCCCATCATCACATGCACCACAGCGGTCCGCGGCGATTGGCTTATAGCGACCTTGAGACATTAGAGGCCGCGCGCTATGCCGGTGGTGCGGATGCCCGCACCGTTGAGTTGCGACTGACCGGCAATATGGAAACCTATAACTGGTCCTTCAACGATTTGCCCCTGTCCCGGGCGGATAAAATCCTGGTGGAGCGGGGTGAGACGGTGCGGTTCCGGTTTGTAAACGAAACCATGATGCATCATCCCCTGCATTTACACGGTCACTTTTTCCGCGTGATTACAGGTGAAGGACGCGGGCCCATGAAGCACACCGTGGACGTGCCACCCATGGCCACGGTTGAAATCGAGTTTCTGGCCAATGAAGAGAAAGACTGGTTCTTTCACTGCCACAACCTGTACCACGCCAAGACGGGCATGGCCCGGGTGATTCGCTACAACGACTACCAGGGTGCCCCGGCGCTGATGGCGGCCAAGAAAAACAGCCCCGATATCCGCGATACCGATTTCTACTATGCGCTGAAACTGGAACTTCTCAATAACCTGGGCATGGCCGAGGGATGGACAGCCAACGCCCGGCATCGCTTCGAATTTGAGGCCCAATCATTGGATTGGGAAGATGAGCGCGGTGAGCTGGCCTATCTGTATCGCTTTAACCGCTGGACCCAGGGCCTGGCCGGGGTTGAAAAAGACGCGGGTGAGGACCCGGAGTACCGGCTGGGGCTGCGCTATATGCTGCCGATGATGATTGATATGGACGTTTATTTGACAGATGAGGGGCATGCCGGGGTGGCTTTTGATACCCATTTTCAGCTCACCAAGCGGGTTCAGGCCCACTGGGAGTGGGAATCTGAGGGCAACTACCACCTCGGGGTGGAATATCGCTTCAATGAGCGCATTTCTGCTGAGGCCGCCTATACTGACACGGTGGACGCCTCCGTGGGGGTGAAACTCCGTTTCTAG
- a CDS encoding isocitrate lyase, with protein MSTLQNDINDITELCSQNGSAWDGISPESAARMRAQNKFKTGLDIAKYTAAIMRKDMAEYDADTAQYTQSLGCWHGFIGQQKLIAIKKHFGDTNKRYLYLSGWMIAALRSEFGPLPDQSMHEKTSVSGLIEELYTFLRQADARELGGLFRALDDAREAGDEVKAKDIQNQIDNHQTHVVPIIADIDAGFGNAEATYLLAKKMIEAGACAIQIENQVSDEKQCGHQDGKVTVPHEDFLAKIRAVRYAFLELGVDDGVIVARTDSLGAGLTKQIAVTHEEGDLGDQYNSFLDCEEIDPSDMKNGDVVLNRGGKLLRPKRLASNLFQFRAGTGEDRCVLDGITSLQNGADLLWIETEKPHVGQIGGMVNRIREVMPNAKLVYNNSPSFNWTLNFRQQVFDAWTEEGKDVSAYNRDELMSADYDESELAAAADEKIRTFQADAAREAGIFHHLITLPTYHTAALSTDNLAKEYFGDAGMLGYVAGVQRKEIRQGIACVKHQNMAGSDMGDDHKEYFAGDAALKAGGKDNTMNQFG; from the coding sequence ATGTCTACTCTCCAGAATGACATCAACGACATCACCGAACTGTGCAGCCAGAACGGTTCTGCATGGGACGGTATCAGCCCCGAATCTGCCGCCCGCATGCGCGCTCAGAACAAATTCAAGACCGGTCTCGACATTGCCAAGTACACCGCTGCGATCATGCGCAAGGACATGGCTGAGTACGACGCCGACACCGCTCAGTACACCCAGTCTCTGGGTTGCTGGCACGGCTTCATTGGCCAGCAGAAGCTGATCGCCATCAAGAAGCACTTTGGCGACACCAACAAGCGCTATCTCTACCTGTCCGGCTGGATGATCGCGGCCCTGCGCTCCGAGTTCGGCCCGCTGCCCGACCAGTCCATGCACGAGAAGACGTCCGTATCAGGCCTGATCGAAGAGCTGTATACCTTCCTGCGCCAGGCTGACGCCCGCGAACTGGGCGGCCTGTTCCGCGCCCTGGACGATGCCCGCGAAGCTGGCGACGAAGTTAAAGCCAAGGACATCCAGAACCAGATCGACAACCACCAGACTCACGTTGTGCCCATCATTGCGGACATCGACGCTGGTTTCGGTAACGCGGAAGCGACCTACCTGCTGGCCAAGAAGATGATCGAAGCCGGTGCCTGTGCGATCCAGATCGAAAACCAGGTATCTGACGAGAAGCAGTGTGGCCACCAGGACGGTAAAGTAACCGTTCCCCACGAAGACTTCCTCGCCAAGATCCGCGCGGTTCGTTACGCGTTCCTGGAGCTGGGTGTAGACGACGGTGTTATCGTTGCCCGTACCGACTCCCTGGGCGCTGGCCTGACCAAGCAGATCGCTGTAACTCACGAAGAAGGCGACCTGGGCGACCAGTACAACAGCTTCCTGGATTGCGAAGAAATCGATCCTTCTGACATGAAGAACGGCGACGTTGTTCTGAACCGTGGCGGCAAGCTGCTGCGTCCCAAGCGTCTGGCTTCCAACCTGTTCCAGTTCCGTGCCGGCACTGGCGAAGATCGCTGCGTACTGGACGGCATCACTTCCCTGCAGAACGGCGCAGACCTTTTGTGGATCGAAACCGAGAAGCCCCACGTTGGCCAGATCGGTGGCATGGTTAACCGCATCCGCGAAGTTATGCCCAACGCCAAGCTGGTTTACAACAACAGCCCGTCCTTCAACTGGACTCTGAACTTCCGTCAGCAGGTATTCGATGCCTGGACTGAAGAAGGCAAGGACGTTTCTGCCTACAACCGTGATGAGCTGATGAGCGCCGACTACGACGAGTCTGAGCTCGCTGCCGCGGCTGACGAGAAGATCCGTACCTTCCAGGCGGACGCTGCTCGCGAAGCAGGTATCTTCCACCACCTGATCACTCTGCCGACTTACCACACTGCGGCCCTGTCTACTGACAACCTGGCCAAAGAGTACTTCGGTGATGCAGGCATGCTGGGCTACGTTGCTGGCGTACAGCGCAAGGAAATCCGTCAGGGTATCGCCTGCGTTAAGCACCAGAACATGGCTGGCTCCGACATGGGCGACGACCACAAAGAATACTTTGCTGGCGACGCGGCCCTGAAGGCAGGCGGTAAAGATAACACCATGAACCAGTTCGGCTGA
- a CDS encoding sensor histidine kinase — protein MKASLQKRLFLVLGIFVLAITALWAGLSLMLAYIVEDEIIDRLLAGEVAQLQQTYVSSGVMAQPRLDEVAIYASLEDVPAALQAHIEPGVGGEIFTPDDTHFHYRWVQLQGVPPMLLVAEVSPWLVVSRMSTSLFILLSTGLFMALLLSLVAAYVIAGITTRPLRELTAAIEQNPRPGPLPHVHQNDEVGVLATAMESALDGLQQALARESAFTHDVSHELRTPLTALRNAVVLLPASVANDAEVKQLVAASAEIENLLTTLVALARSESSLTTPLPMRALLEDVLLARSEVIEAKGLVLELNVDDEATAQGNEQLARLLIGNLVDNALHYAHPARLSIRYHAGLLELANPVGQGERAAHPASLGHGLSLVRRLASSQGWRFNTAEADNQYVARIAT, from the coding sequence ATGAAAGCTAGCCTGCAGAAACGCCTGTTTCTGGTGCTGGGGATTTTTGTGCTCGCCATTACGGCCCTGTGGGCCGGGCTGTCGCTCATGCTCGCCTACATTGTTGAGGACGAGATTATTGATCGCCTGCTGGCAGGTGAAGTGGCTCAGCTGCAGCAGACCTATGTCAGCTCCGGTGTCATGGCCCAACCTCGACTGGACGAGGTGGCCATTTATGCCTCGCTCGAGGATGTGCCGGCAGCCCTGCAAGCGCACATTGAGCCGGGTGTGGGCGGCGAGATTTTTACTCCTGACGACACTCACTTTCACTACCGTTGGGTGCAATTACAGGGCGTGCCCCCTATGCTGCTCGTGGCAGAGGTGTCTCCCTGGTTGGTGGTGAGCCGGATGTCGACGTCGCTGTTCATTCTGTTATCTACGGGCTTGTTCATGGCGCTGCTGCTTAGCCTGGTGGCCGCCTATGTCATTGCCGGCATTACCACGCGCCCCCTGCGGGAGCTCACTGCCGCCATTGAGCAAAACCCCCGACCCGGCCCGCTGCCGCATGTTCACCAGAACGACGAGGTGGGGGTGCTGGCCACGGCCATGGAATCGGCCCTGGACGGCCTGCAGCAGGCACTGGCAAGGGAGAGCGCATTTACCCACGATGTCAGTCACGAGCTGCGCACACCGCTCACCGCGCTGCGCAATGCGGTAGTGTTGCTGCCGGCATCGGTGGCCAATGACGCCGAGGTCAAACAACTGGTGGCCGCCAGCGCTGAGATCGAGAACCTGCTGACCACGCTGGTGGCATTGGCGAGATCTGAGTCCTCCCTGACAACACCACTGCCTATGCGGGCACTGCTCGAAGATGTTCTGCTCGCACGGTCAGAGGTTATCGAAGCGAAGGGGCTGGTCCTTGAGCTGAATGTTGACGACGAGGCAACGGCCCAGGGCAATGAGCAGCTTGCGCGATTGCTGATCGGCAACCTGGTGGATAACGCGCTGCATTACGCCCACCCCGCGAGGCTCAGTATTCGCTATCACGCTGGCCTGCTGGAGTTGGCTAACCCGGTGGGGCAGGGCGAGCGTGCGGCACATCCCGCCAGCCTGGGGCATGGCCTGTCACTGGTGCGCCGCCTGGCTAGCAGCCAGGGCTGGCGCTTCAATACGGCCGAAGCCGACAACCAGTACGTCGCGCGTATTGCGACCTGA
- a CDS encoding B12-binding domain-containing radical SAM protein: MTTPRPVMPLALSSSDASLPYLSLGMVASYLRAYGQGELTSAYDVQPVRLAGIPGHRLVDLYQGMRQEDAPVVLLSSYVWNHELNMQAARRIRSECPDALIILGGPEIPKWEGESEAFLEANPAVDVAVLGEGEVACAEVLKALATGGELASVAGLVYRDSQGIHRTADRDRVKDLDTLPSPYLLGEFDAWISDVSTATLETNRGCPYGCTYCDWGSATLQKVSRFSLDRVSAEVEYLAQKKMEAIFIADANFGMLEQDIAIAEALVACRQRYGYPQRLYTNFAKNGGRRLMSVISILNKGGLLPTGIIALQTTDKPTLEAIQRDNIRTASYEKMMSFFNAERIPMASDIMIGLPGQTVDSLEEDLQFCFDWKVSANGNYTSMMPNAPMAEKQYRQEFAIAVDADNMIASTSTFSADELGYMRCMYLTYLLMVRMALLKYVLYYLQIDHGVQALSFLRKWMDQMTTGDERYPLSLRVYRDIIVPASERGHWPQVTWGEEGKFLYDALDEFYAEIAGFTREAFGLELAQGELDAIFAVQCAVNPSTSARYPIRLSLTHDVAAYFEQLLPQPTLRRDDFSVQPLSTYGAGDFVAGDESTRVDSIAMQTILGHSDEGWELPSPLRFH, from the coding sequence GTGACTACCCCGCGGCCAGTGATGCCACTGGCCCTGTCTTCTTCCGATGCTTCGCTGCCGTATCTGTCCCTGGGCATGGTGGCGTCCTATCTGCGCGCTTATGGCCAGGGTGAGTTGACGTCTGCCTATGATGTCCAGCCGGTGCGCCTGGCTGGAATCCCGGGGCATCGCCTGGTCGATCTATACCAGGGGATGAGACAGGAAGATGCTCCGGTGGTGTTGCTCTCTTCCTACGTGTGGAATCACGAACTCAATATGCAGGCTGCCCGGCGTATTCGCAGCGAATGCCCCGACGCGCTGATTATCTTAGGCGGGCCGGAAATTCCCAAATGGGAAGGCGAGAGCGAAGCGTTTCTCGAGGCGAACCCGGCGGTGGATGTCGCCGTGCTGGGCGAGGGCGAAGTCGCCTGTGCCGAGGTGCTCAAGGCCCTGGCGACAGGTGGGGAGCTAGCCTCAGTCGCCGGCCTCGTATATCGCGATTCACAGGGTATACACCGCACCGCGGATCGCGACCGTGTGAAGGATCTCGACACCTTGCCGTCACCTTATCTGCTCGGCGAATTTGACGCCTGGATTAGTGACGTATCTACCGCCACTCTGGAAACCAATCGCGGCTGCCCCTATGGCTGTACTTACTGTGATTGGGGTTCGGCAACGCTGCAGAAGGTGTCACGTTTTTCTCTGGATCGTGTTTCTGCCGAGGTGGAATATCTGGCGCAGAAAAAAATGGAAGCGATTTTTATCGCCGATGCCAACTTCGGCATGCTGGAGCAGGATATTGCCATCGCCGAGGCCCTGGTGGCCTGCCGCCAGCGATATGGCTATCCGCAGCGGCTCTATACAAATTTCGCCAAGAACGGCGGACGCCGCCTGATGAGCGTGATCTCCATTCTCAACAAGGGCGGTTTGTTGCCTACTGGCATCATCGCCCTGCAGACCACGGATAAGCCCACGCTGGAGGCCATCCAGCGCGACAATATTCGTACAGCGTCCTACGAGAAGATGATGTCGTTCTTCAACGCAGAGCGCATTCCCATGGCGTCGGACATCATGATCGGGCTGCCGGGGCAGACCGTCGACAGCCTCGAGGAAGACCTGCAGTTCTGTTTTGACTGGAAGGTGTCGGCCAATGGCAACTACACCTCGATGATGCCCAACGCGCCGATGGCCGAGAAGCAGTATCGACAGGAGTTTGCTATTGCGGTGGACGCGGACAATATGATCGCCTCTACCTCAACCTTCAGCGCCGACGAGCTCGGCTATATGCGCTGCATGTACCTCACCTACCTGCTGATGGTGCGCATGGCCCTGCTCAAATACGTTTTGTACTACCTGCAGATCGATCACGGCGTACAGGCGCTGTCATTCCTGCGCAAGTGGATGGATCAAATGACCACAGGCGATGAGCGTTATCCGCTGTCATTGCGTGTATACAGGGACATTATCGTGCCAGCATCCGAGCGCGGCCACTGGCCGCAGGTGACCTGGGGCGAAGAGGGTAAGTTTCTGTATGACGCGCTGGATGAGTTCTATGCGGAAATTGCCGGGTTTACCCGGGAAGCGTTTGGCCTGGAGCTTGCGCAGGGCGAGCTCGATGCGATCTTTGCCGTGCAGTGTGCGGTGAATCCGAGTACCTCGGCCCGCTACCCGATAAGACTTAGCCTGACACACGATGTCGCTGCTTACTTTGAACAGTTGCTGCCGCAGCCAACCCTGCGCCGCGACGACTTCAGCGTACAGCCGCTGTCAACCTATGGCGCCGGTGACTTTGTGGCCGGCGATGAGAGTACCCGCGTGGATTCGATTGCCATGCAGACCATACTGGGGCACTCCGACGAGGGCTGGGAATTGCCCTCGCCGTTGCGCTTCCATTGA
- a CDS encoding NAD-dependent succinate-semialdehyde dehydrogenase has protein sequence MPLTLSDPTLLKHQAYINGEWVDADDGATFAVTNPATGEVITEIARVGAAETARAIAAADTAMADWKKVPAKARAQVLRKWFDLMMEHQEDLAQLMTAEQGKVIAESRGEIAYGAAFIEWFGEEAKRIDGDVIPGPSSDKRIVCIKQPVGVVAAITPWNFPNAMIARKAAPALAAGCSIVIKPASETPLSALAMAELAERAGVPAGVVNVVAGSASKIGAEITSNPTVRKLTFTGSTPIGKMLVEQCAPTMKKTSMELGGNAPFIVFDDADIDSAITGAMISKYRNAGQTCVCSNRIFVQDGVYDEFVAKFVKATAELTVGNGADDGVVIGPLVTEKAMNDVDKLVQESIAQGAQVAAGGSAHSLGGSFYQPTVLTEVTSDMAVFRNEIFGPVSPVVRFSTEEEVIAMANDTEFGLASYFYTRDIGRVWRIAEALDYGIVGINEGIISNEMAPFGGVKESGSGREGSKYGIDDYVEIKYMLMGGLDA, from the coding sequence ATGCCCCTGACTCTCTCAGACCCTACCCTGCTAAAGCACCAGGCCTATATTAACGGCGAGTGGGTAGACGCGGATGACGGTGCCACGTTTGCGGTAACCAACCCCGCCACAGGCGAAGTCATTACCGAGATCGCCAGAGTAGGCGCAGCTGAAACTGCGCGCGCGATCGCCGCTGCCGATACCGCCATGGCAGACTGGAAGAAGGTGCCTGCGAAGGCCCGCGCGCAGGTGCTGCGCAAGTGGTTTGACCTGATGATGGAACACCAGGAAGACCTCGCCCAGCTGATGACCGCTGAACAGGGCAAGGTCATTGCCGAATCCCGCGGCGAGATTGCCTATGGTGCTGCGTTTATTGAGTGGTTCGGTGAAGAAGCCAAGCGTATCGATGGCGACGTCATCCCCGGACCCTCCTCTGACAAGCGGATTGTGTGCATCAAGCAACCCGTGGGTGTGGTCGCCGCGATCACCCCCTGGAACTTCCCCAACGCGATGATTGCGCGCAAGGCAGCACCGGCGCTGGCCGCCGGCTGCAGCATCGTGATCAAGCCTGCGTCGGAAACACCGCTGTCGGCACTGGCCATGGCCGAGCTCGCAGAGCGCGCCGGTGTACCCGCTGGCGTGGTGAATGTGGTGGCAGGCAGCGCCAGCAAAATTGGCGCCGAAATAACCTCCAACCCCACCGTGCGCAAACTCACCTTCACCGGTTCCACCCCCATCGGCAAGATGCTGGTTGAGCAGTGTGCACCCACCATGAAGAAAACATCCATGGAACTGGGCGGCAACGCGCCGTTCATCGTATTCGACGATGCCGACATCGATTCAGCGATTACCGGGGCGATGATTTCAAAGTACCGCAACGCCGGACAGACCTGCGTATGCTCCAACCGGATCTTTGTACAGGATGGTGTGTACGACGAGTTCGTCGCGAAGTTTGTTAAGGCAACTGCAGAACTGACCGTGGGCAATGGCGCAGACGACGGCGTCGTGATCGGCCCGCTGGTCACCGAGAAGGCCATGAACGATGTCGACAAATTGGTGCAGGAATCGATTGCCCAAGGCGCCCAGGTGGCCGCTGGCGGCTCGGCTCACTCACTGGGCGGCTCCTTCTACCAGCCTACAGTACTCACCGAAGTCACCTCTGACATGGCGGTATTCCGCAATGAAATCTTCGGCCCGGTATCACCTGTAGTGCGTTTCAGCACTGAAGAAGAAGTGATAGCCATGGCCAACGACACCGAGTTTGGCCTGGCCTCCTACTTCTACACCCGCGATATCGGCCGCGTATGGCGTATTGCCGAGGCGCTGGATTACGGCATTGTGGGCATTAACGAAGGTATTATTTCCAACGAAATGGCACCCTTTGGCGGCGTCAAGGAATCCGGCTCTGGCCGCGAGGGTTCCAAGTACGGGATCGACGACTACGTCGAGATCAAGTACATGCTAATGGGCGGTCTCGACGCCTGA
- a CDS encoding type 1 glutamine amidotransferase domain-containing protein, giving the protein MWKSIGISVIGIVAVTGGLIAWLFSLVDRSNAQGIDLTQPQDIPYVQKRLAPDRGSILIVLTSETEMGDTGKKTGYEHTELSRAYYVFSVNGFEVDIASPKGGEPNAIIDNEDMGALDYAFLNDDEAMAKATHTLPLAEVKGADYEAIYFVGGKGTMWDFPDNPDVHRLVRHFAQQDKLIGAVCHGPAALANVFLDDGEAFLQGKPVTGFTNEEELFLIPDAEQVFPFLLEDRLRERGADVSVGLTYLENIAVTDGLVTGQNPWSVYATAETMIEQLGYTPLSREATAIENSVDVLMQYHLLGKIGARELLDTYIASDAAFDRNLVVMHGLVAAMQWRVKSALELLVIAQHAKTHSAG; this is encoded by the coding sequence ATGTGGAAGAGTATTGGTATTTCAGTTATTGGCATTGTTGCCGTCACCGGCGGTCTTATCGCCTGGCTGTTCAGCCTGGTGGATCGTTCCAACGCCCAGGGGATTGACTTAACCCAGCCCCAGGACATCCCCTACGTACAAAAGCGCCTCGCGCCCGATCGCGGCAGCATCCTGATTGTGCTCACCAGCGAAACCGAAATGGGCGATACCGGTAAGAAAACGGGTTACGAGCATACTGAGCTGTCGCGCGCCTACTATGTGTTCTCGGTGAATGGGTTTGAGGTCGACATCGCCAGTCCCAAAGGTGGCGAGCCCAATGCCATCATCGACAATGAGGACATGGGCGCACTGGACTACGCGTTCCTGAACGACGACGAAGCGATGGCCAAGGCCACTCACACTCTGCCACTGGCAGAGGTGAAAGGCGCCGACTATGAGGCGATTTACTTTGTCGGCGGCAAGGGCACCATGTGGGATTTTCCCGACAACCCTGATGTACACCGTCTGGTGCGCCACTTTGCCCAGCAGGACAAGTTGATTGGTGCGGTGTGCCACGGCCCGGCTGCCCTTGCCAACGTGTTCCTCGATGACGGCGAAGCATTTCTGCAGGGCAAGCCTGTTACCGGTTTTACTAATGAAGAAGAGCTGTTCCTGATCCCCGATGCAGAGCAAGTATTCCCCTTCCTGCTGGAAGATCGCCTGCGTGAACGGGGTGCAGATGTCTCGGTGGGGCTGACTTATCTGGAAAATATTGCCGTGACCGATGGCCTTGTCACCGGCCAGAATCCCTGGTCCGTCTACGCCACTGCCGAAACCATGATCGAACAGCTGGGCTATACGCCGCTGTCCAGGGAAGCTACTGCTATAGAGAATAGCGTGGACGTGCTCATGCAGTACCACTTGCTGGGCAAGATTGGCGCGCGTGAACTGCTCGACACCTATATTGCCAGTGACGCCGCCTTTGATCGCAACCTGGTGGTGATGCACGGCCTGGTGGCGGCGATGCAGTGGCGTGTGAAATCAGCGTTGGAACTGCTGGTGATCGCACAGCACGCCAAGACCCACTCTGCTGGCTGA
- a CDS encoding response regulator transcription factor, with translation MKLLLIEDNTTIAGQLVTFFEGLGWAVDYADTGERGLALARGGVFDVLLLDLNLPDIDGLEVCRTLKAELDYNLPVLMLTARDAFADKASGYGEGADDYVTKPFDLRELRLRCEALGRRHALHKTSEIYLGELTLAAKSQEAWRNDVPLKLTQVGFRILLLLAEAYPEAVTRSQLMHHLWGDDPPDSDALRSHIYSLRNALDKPFSTSMLKTLPNIGYRLVCDES, from the coding sequence GTGAAATTACTCCTTATCGAAGATAACACCACTATTGCCGGTCAGCTGGTCACGTTTTTTGAGGGCCTGGGCTGGGCGGTGGATTACGCCGATACCGGCGAGCGCGGCCTTGCGCTAGCCCGGGGTGGGGTGTTCGATGTGCTGTTGCTCGATCTCAACCTGCCGGATATCGACGGGCTGGAAGTGTGCCGCACGCTGAAAGCGGAGCTGGACTACAACCTGCCGGTACTGATGTTAACTGCCCGCGATGCTTTCGCCGACAAGGCCTCGGGCTATGGCGAAGGCGCCGATGATTACGTGACCAAGCCCTTTGACCTGCGCGAGCTGAGACTGCGTTGTGAGGCCCTGGGCCGCAGGCATGCACTGCATAAGACGTCGGAAATTTACCTGGGTGAATTAACCCTCGCTGCCAAAAGCCAGGAGGCATGGCGCAATGATGTGCCGCTCAAGCTTACCCAGGTGGGCTTTCGCATTCTGTTGCTGTTGGCGGAGGCCTACCCAGAGGCGGTGACACGTTCGCAACTCATGCATCACCTGTGGGGTGATGATCCTCCGGATAGCGACGCGCTGCGCTCGCACATCTACAGCCTGCGCAATGCCCTGGATAAACCCTTTTCCACTTCAATGCTGAAAACCCTGCCCAACATCGGCTACCGCCTGGTGTGTGATGAAAGCTAG